Proteins encoded in a region of the Halorussus sp. MSC15.2 genome:
- a CDS encoding bifunctional 2-polyprenyl-6-hydroxyphenol methylase/3-demethylubiquinol 3-O-methyltransferase UbiG: MNFQRYLSAKRTADGRALNRRVEERLGDAVCMQDRLRVLEVGAGIGSTVLRLLDRQWLPDRVTYTALDVDERTVVTARERLPPRAAALGYAVRRAGDRFVLSREGRRVEVEFRTADAFEFLAETDAVWDLVVAQAFADLVDPADALAAFRTALAPEGLVYCPITFDGETIFEPVTDAEFEGRLLDAFHRHLDRSGDSRAGRHLLSLAAAGDEGGVLAAGGSDWVVRPRGETYPADETYFLDCIVEMVESAVRAESVLDDRRLSAWVARRHRQVEDAELVYVAHQLDLLIR; encoded by the coding sequence GTGAACTTCCAGCGTTACCTCTCGGCCAAGCGGACCGCGGACGGCCGAGCGCTGAACCGCCGCGTCGAGGAGCGACTCGGCGACGCGGTGTGCATGCAGGACCGCCTGCGTGTACTGGAGGTCGGCGCTGGCATCGGTTCGACCGTACTCCGACTCCTCGACCGGCAGTGGCTCCCCGACCGGGTGACCTACACCGCGCTCGACGTGGACGAGCGAACCGTCGTGACCGCCCGCGAGCGCCTGCCGCCGCGCGCCGCCGCACTCGGCTACGCGGTCCGGCGCGCGGGCGACCGGTTCGTCCTCTCTCGCGAGGGCCGACGCGTCGAAGTCGAGTTCCGAACGGCCGACGCCTTCGAGTTCCTCGCGGAGACCGACGCGGTGTGGGACCTCGTTGTGGCTCAGGCCTTCGCGGACCTCGTCGACCCCGCCGACGCGCTGGCGGCGTTCCGAACCGCGCTGGCTCCCGAGGGACTGGTCTACTGTCCCATCACCTTCGACGGCGAGACGATTTTCGAACCCGTGACCGACGCCGAGTTCGAGGGGCGTCTGCTCGACGCGTTCCACCGCCACCTCGACCGGTCGGGCGACAGCAGAGCGGGCCGACACCTGCTCTCGCTGGCCGCCGCCGGAGACGAGGGCGGCGTTCTGGCGGCGGGCGGGTCGGACTGGGTGGTGCGACCCCGCGGCGAGACGTATCCGGCCGACGAGACCTACTTCCTCGACTGCATCGTGGAGATGGTCGAGAGCGCCGTCCGCGCGGAGTCGGTACTCGACGACCGGCGACTGTCGGCGTGGGTCGCGCGCCGACACCGACAGGTCGAGGACGCGGAACTGGTGTACGTCGCCCACCAACTCGACCTGCTGATTCGGTGA
- a CDS encoding site-2 protease family protein, whose protein sequence is MWNYRITSVWGIPIRINVSLLVFLPVLAWLIGSGEQITIYTGIINGFTPSPLDAADLRAGNTPWLIGSLAAVGLFVSVALHELGHSWAARRYGIEVESITLWLLGGLANLQTIPREWQKEFWIAIAGPAASVLVAAVAYAAVLVVPASLPVVTFVFGWLVVTNLVLTVFNLLPAFPMDGGRVLRALLARSQPYATATRTAARVGALFALGFAILGVLSFSPLLLLLALFVYGGATSESRLVALDTLLDGVTAADVMTTDTERVTGDTTMADLATRMLEEGRTTYLVTGDDGTVAGIVSVDDFKRSRGQDTTVEEVMDTNVPRITGETSLFDVYGLMNRDRVDAAIVEADGEIRGVITSTQMATALQIRREAGSVAAPRTAM, encoded by the coding sequence ATGTGGAACTACAGGATTACCTCGGTCTGGGGCATCCCCATTCGAATCAACGTTTCGCTGTTGGTGTTCCTGCCGGTCTTGGCGTGGCTCATCGGAAGCGGCGAACAGATTACCATCTACACCGGCATCATCAACGGGTTCACCCCGTCGCCGCTCGACGCGGCGGACCTCCGGGCCGGGAACACGCCGTGGCTCATCGGTAGTCTGGCGGCGGTCGGGTTGTTCGTCAGCGTCGCGCTCCACGAACTCGGGCACTCGTGGGCCGCGCGACGGTACGGTATCGAGGTCGAGTCGATTACCCTCTGGTTGCTCGGCGGTCTCGCCAATCTCCAGACGATTCCCCGCGAGTGGCAGAAGGAGTTCTGGATAGCCATCGCCGGACCCGCGGCCAGCGTTCTCGTCGCCGCCGTGGCCTACGCCGCCGTCCTCGTCGTCCCCGCTTCGCTTCCCGTCGTGACCTTCGTCTTCGGGTGGCTCGTGGTGACGAATCTGGTCCTGACAGTGTTCAACCTCCTGCCGGCGTTCCCGATGGACGGCGGGCGCGTCCTCCGCGCGCTCCTCGCTCGGTCCCAACCGTACGCGACGGCGACGCGGACCGCCGCGCGCGTCGGTGCCCTGTTCGCGCTTGGCTTCGCTATCTTGGGAGTCCTCTCGTTCAGTCCGCTCCTCCTGCTCCTCGCGCTGTTCGTGTACGGGGGCGCGACGAGCGAATCGCGACTCGTCGCGCTCGACACGCTGCTCGACGGCGTCACCGCCGCTGACGTGATGACGACGGACACGGAGAGGGTCACCGGAGACACCACGATGGCGGACCTCGCGACGCGTATGTTGGAGGAAGGCCGGACGACATATCTGGTGACCGGCGACGACGGAACCGTCGCCGGCATCGTCTCGGTAGACGACTTCAAACGCAGTCGCGGGCAGGATACTACGGTCGAGGAGGTGATGGACACTAACGTTCCTCGAATTACCGGTGAAACGTCGCTGTTCGACGTGTACGGACTGATGAACCGCGACCGGGTGGACGCGGCAATCGTGGAAGCCGACGGCGAGATTCGGGGCGTCATCACTTCGACGCAGATGGCGACGGCGTTACAGATTCGCCGGGAAGCGGGGAGCGTCGCGGCACCGCGGACCGCCATGTGA
- a CDS encoding helix-turn-helix domain-containing protein, whose translation MADSMAEYLQSDMECEGLLECIHGLKELDRECFQVLVESEEPLTIDEVADKVDRERSTAYRSIQRLLQSGFVQKEQVNYEQGGYYHVYRPTDPDEVADDMQRMLNDWYAKMGQLVQEFRDKYDQQPVAAEN comes from the coding sequence ATGGCAGACTCGATGGCCGAATATCTTCAGAGCGACATGGAGTGTGAGGGACTGCTGGAGTGCATCCACGGTCTGAAGGAACTCGACCGAGAGTGCTTTCAGGTCCTCGTCGAGAGCGAAGAACCGCTGACCATCGACGAAGTGGCCGACAAGGTGGACCGCGAGCGTTCGACCGCGTACCGCTCCATCCAGCGACTTCTCCAGTCCGGATTCGTCCAGAAGGAACAGGTGAACTACGAGCAGGGCGGCTACTACCACGTCTACCGGCCGACCGACCCGGACGAGGTGGCCGACGACATGCAGCGGATGCTCAACGACTGGTACGCCAAGATGGGCCAGTTGGTGCAGGAGTTCCGCGACAAGTACGACCAACAACCGGTCGCGGCCGAGAACTGA